In Halogranum gelatinilyticum, the DNA window CAACGCTTGACTTGCTCGACCGTCTTGGCACCGGTAATGGACCCTGAGGCCCTCTCGGACGTCGACCACGTTCCGCACGGTGGGGTCACCGACGCGGACCTCCTCGATTTCAGTGCCAACATCAACCCGGTGCGGCCCAGAGGTGTGACACAGGTCTACGACGCCGCCTTCGGCGCGTCGACCCGCTACCACGCCGACGACTACACCGAATTCCGGCTCGCCGCGGCCGACTACGCCGACTGCGAACCCGAACACGTCGTCCCCACGGCGGGCGGTCTCATCGCCATCCGGCTCGCGCTCGGTGTCACCGTTAGCCCCGGCGACGCGGTCGCCGTCCCCGCGCCGAGCTTCGGCGAGTACGCCCGCGAGGCGCGCTTGCAGGGCGGCGACCCCGAGTTCGTCGACGCCGACACGCTGCTCGACCTCGACCCCGAGCCGTACTCGGTGGTCGTCGTCTGCAACCCGAACAATCCGACGGGCCAGCTCTACCCGGCGGACGACCTGCAGCGGTTCGCCCGCCAGTGCCGCCGGGCGGACACGACGCTGCTCGTCGACGAGGCCTTCCTCGACTTCACCGACTCCCCCTCTATCGCGGGGACCCGCGGTGTCGTCGTCGCCCGCTCGCTGACGAAGATGTTCGGCCTGCCCGGCATCCGCGCGGGCTACGCCGCCGCCGAGGGCGACCTCCGCGAACGACTCGAAACCGCCCGCCCCGCGTGGGGACTGAGCACGCCCGCGGCCGACGTCGGCGCGTACTGTATGCGCCAAGACGAGTTCGTCGAGGAGACCAGAGCGCGGGTCACCCGCGAGCGGCAGCGGATGTACGACGTCCTGACTCACGAGTTCGACGTCCGCGAGTCGCACGCGCCCTTCCTGCTCGTCGACGTCGGCGACAGAGACGTTCAGACCGTCGCCGAGACCACCCGCAAGCGCGGGGTCGCCGTCCGCGACGCGACGACCTTCCGCGGGCTGGACTCGCACATCCGTGTCGCCGTCAAGCGCGCAGAGGAGAACGACCGGCTGCTCGACGCGCTGCGGGACGTCTGATGGAGCGTGTCTTCGAGACGACCGTCCGCGAGGGCGTCTGTCGGCTCCGCCGCGAGGGGACGCGCTGGCTCTCGACGGGCTACGACGGCGGGGAGTCCCGCGGTCCCACGGCCTACAACGTCACCGTCCCCGAGGGATGGCCGGAGACCGACCTCGGCGAGTACGTCCGCGAGCGGCGCGACCGTGCCGGGTTCTCCGAGCCGGGACCGACACTCCTGACCGGCGTCGAACAGCAACACGCTCACCGCGCGCGACTCGGCCCGGTCGAGACCGTCGTCACGGCGGGCGTCTCGAACCCGGCGACGCTGCCGCTCGTATCCGAGGCCGCGTCGGCGACAGCGAACGAGACGGCCCCGTCCGACGGCCGCCCCGTCGGCACGGTCAACGTCGTCGTCGGCACGACCCGGTCGCTCGCGCCCGGCGCGCTCGAAAACCTCCTCACGGTCGCCGCAGAGGCCAAGACGGCCACGTTGCTGGCGACGACCGGATTCACGGGGACGACGACCGACGCGGTCGTCGTCGGCTGCGACCCGGCGGGCGAGGAGGCCGCCTTCTCCGGCAGCGCGACCGCGGTCGGCGCGGCGACCCGTGCCTGTGTCCGCGACGCGCTGACTGCCTCGCTGGACTCGCGGTACGCGGTGGGTGACGTCGAGTTACCTGAATCCGTCGCCGACGCGGCCTACGGCGTCGTCACCGACGAGCGAGCCACCGTCTCGCGGCTGGACTAGTCGGGTTTCTCTCTCCCATCTCCACCCACCCCGCTCCGCTTCCACGTCTGCACTCCCACAGCGAGGACGCCGCCCGCGCCGACCATCGAATTAAAGTAGACTTGCAGTAACACAGATTCAATGAAATCCGAGGTGAGATCGTGAAGGGCGTCGTCGTCGCTGGCACCGCGTCGGGTGTCGGGAAGACCGTGGCGACGCTCGCGGTGTGTCGCGCGCTCCAGCGCGAGGGGCGAACCGTCCAGCCCGCGAAGGCCGGCCCGGACTTCATCGACCCGAGTCACCACACCGCCGCGACGTGGCGCGCGTCGCGGACGCTCGACCCGTGGATGCAGGGCGTCGACGGACTCCGCGAGAACTACGCCCGCGGCGACGGCGACGTCTGCGTCGTCGAGGGGATGATGGGGCTGTACGACGGTGCTGGCGACCCCGACACGTCGACCGCGCGGGTGGCCGAACTGCTCGGCCTGCCCGTCGTGCTCGTCGTCGACGCGAGTGCGGGGATGGAGAGCGTCGCCGCCACCGCGTTGGGATTCAAGCGTTACGCCGAGCACTCCGGCCACGACATCGACGTCGCGGGCGTCCTCGCGAGCCGCGCCCACGGCGGCCGTCACGAGCAGGGAATCGAGGACGCGCTCCCCGACGACATCGCCTATCTCGGTCGGATTCCCCCGCGTGAGGACTTGACCATCCCCGAGCGACATCTGGGGCTGGTCCTCGGCGAAGAGGAGTCACTGACCGGCGAGGCACTCGACGCCGCGGCCGACGGTCTCGACACCGACCGCCTGCTCGACGTCGCGCGGGCGGCCACCCCACCGAGCGAGTCCGTCGAGTCCGCGTCGTCGCGAGCGACGGCCGCGGGTGACACCGCAGACGGGAGCGACGACGGTCCCCGCATCGCCGTCGCCGACGACGCCGCCTTCCGGTTCGTCTATCCGGCGACCCGCGAACGGCTCCGCGCGAACGCGACGGTCGTCCCCTTCGCGCCGACGGCGGGCGACGACCTGCCCGACTGCGACGCGGTCTATCTTCCCGGCGGCTACCCCGAACTCCACGCCAACGCCCTCGAATCGAGTCCGGGCCTCGCCACTCTCGCCGACCGCGCCGCCAACGGCCTGCCCGTCCTCGGCGAGTGCGGCGGCCTGATGGCCCTGGCCGAGTCGCTGACGACGGCCGAGGGCGACACATACGAGATGGCGGGCGTCCTCCCCGCCGACGTCCGGATGGAAGACCGGTATCAGGCCCTGGACCACGTCGAGTTGGAGGGTCGAGAGGGGGTGCTCACCGCCGACGCGGGCGGGACGCTCCGGGGCCACGAGTTCCACTATTCGAGTGCCACCGTCGCCGACGACGCCCGCTTCGCCTTCGACGTGGTTCGCGGGTCGGGCATCGACGGCGAGCACGATGGGCTGACCGAGTACCGGACGCTCGGAACGTACGCCCACGTCCACGCCGCGAGCGGTGCGTTCGACCGGTTCGTGGCGGCTGCGGAGGGAGGGTGATGGGCGGACCGAAAACCCGAACTCCCGCTACGTGGGAGATGCTGGCATGACCGACCGACGCGACGAGGCCGTCAGCGTGCTCCGAGAGAACCGCCACGACGGTTACACCATCCCTTCGGCGACGCTCTACCCCTACCAGTGGAACTGGGACTCGGCGTTCATCGCTGTCGGCCTCGCTGGCGTCGACCCCGAGGCCGCAAAGCGCGAACTCCGGACGCTGCTGTCGGCGATGTGGGACAACGGGATGGCTCCACAGATCGCCTTCTGGGCCGACGCCGAGGGCTACTTCCCCGGTCCCGACGAGTGGGAGGCCGGCAACGGCGACGTACAGACCAGCGGTATCACCCAGCCGCCGGTAGTGGTGCCCGCCGCCCGCCACGTCTACGAGACCACCGGCGACGACGCGTTCCGCGACGAACTCCTGCCCCTGCTCGACCGCCATCTCTCGTGGTGGGTCGACGAACGCTCGTTCGACGGCGACACCGTCTACGTCCGCCATCCGTGGGCGACCGGGATGGACGACTCGCCGGCGTGGCTCTCGGTGCTCGACTCCTTCGACCCCGAAGACATCACCGACGACCTGGACTACGTCCGCGAGGACCGCAAGTCCGACGAACTCTCCGACCAGCGGCCGACGGACTGGGACTACGACCGCTACGTCGCGCTCGTCCGCCAGGGGAAGGCACTCGACTGGGACGAAGCCGCGCTCCGCGAGGCGTGTCCGTTCCTCGTCGAGGACGTCCTGACGAACAGCATCTTCGTCCGGGCGTGTGACGACCTCGCCGCGCTCTACGCCGCCGCGGGCGACGAATCGAAAGCGAACGAGTGGCGGCGACAGGCCGAACACAGCCGCGCCGGGATGCGCGAGCGGCTCTGGGACGAGGAGTTGGGGACGTTCGTCTCCTACGACCGTGTCAACGACCGGAAATTGCGAGTGAACTCCGTGGCGGGCCTGACGAGCGTCTTCGGCGAGGTGCCGACGAACGAGCAGTTCGCGAGCCTGCGGACGAACCTGCGCGAGAACTTCCTCCGCTACGACTACGGCTGTCCGTCCTACGTCGGTCCCGACATGGACTACGACCGCTACTGGCGCGGGCCGGTCTGGATGAACGTCAACTGGCTGCTCGTCGACGGACTGCGACGCTACGGCGCGACGGAGACGGCCGACCGAATTGAGCAGGACAGCTTGGAACTCCTCGACCGCGAGGGATTCCGCGAATACTTCAACCCCGAGACCGGCGCGGGCCGCGGGAGCGACCGTTTCTCGTGGAGTGCCGCGCTGTATCTCGACTGGACGACTGATCACTCATGAGCAACAACGAACCCGAGACCACCGAGACGACTGACGACGCACCGACCGAACCGACCGAACCGACTGAAGCGACCACGTCGACGGCGACTGCCGCCGACGACGTCCGACGCAACACTCCAGGCAAGGGCCGCAAACCGGACGCCCGCGCCATCGAAGCCGCCGCGCCCGACGAGTTCGGGCTCGTGCAGGCGTGGTGGGGCGGTGGCAAGGGTAAGACGACCGCCGCGCTCGGCATGGCCTTCCGCGCCGCGGGCCACGGCTTCCGCGTCCACGTCCTCCAGCTGATGAAGGGCGGTGCGGACAGCGTCGAGGACGTCCGCGGCGAGTACAATGCCATCGCTGCGGTTCCAGGTATCTCCTACGAGAACCTCGGCCACTACGGCTGGGCCGGGATGCGCGACGGCAGTGACGAGGCCGACCACGCCACGCAGGCCGAGGCTGGCTTCGAGCGCGCGAAAGAACTCGTCGCCGCCGCGGGCGAGGCCGACCTCTCCGAACCACTCCCACTCGACGGCGACCCCGAAGACGGCGTCCATCTGCTCGTCGTCGACGAGCTCCTGTACGCCGTGTCGATGGGGCTGCTCGACGAGTCCGCCGTCGTGGATTTCGTCGAGTCGAAACCCGAGAACCTCGAACTCGTCCTGACCGGGAGTCACGATCGACCGGAGTATCTCGACGACGTCGCCGACCTCATCACGCAGGTCAAGATGGAGAAGCATCCCTTCGAGACGGGCCAGCGCGCCCGGAAGGGAACCGAGTACTGAGCGATGCCCCGGACGCTCCTCGTCGCCGGCACCGCCAGCCACGTCGGCAAGAGCACCGTCGCCGCCGGTCTCTGTCGCTATCTCGCCGACCGGGGTGTCTCGGTCGCGCCGTTCAAAGCCCAGAACATGAGCAACAACGCCCGAGCGGTGCCGCGGCCCGCCGCCCTCCACGAGGCCGATGGCGACGACGCGCCCGCCTTCGGCGAAGTCGGCGTCTCGCAGTACACCCAGGCGCGCGCCGCCCGCGTCCGACCGACCACGGACCACAACCCCGTCCTGCTCAAACCCCGCGGCGACGGCGAGTCACAGCTCGTCGTCGACGGCGTCGCAGTCGGCCACTTCGCCGCGGGCAACTACTACGACGACCACTGGCACGACGCCCGCGACGCGGCGGTCGCGGCCCACGGCCGGCTGGCCCGAGACCACGACGTCGTCGTCGCCGAAGGTGCCGGCTCTATCGCCGAGATCAACCTCCACGACCGGGACCTCGCGAACGTCGAGACAGCGCGGTTCGCCGGCCAAGGGTCGGCGGACCGCGACGGAGCGGCGGAGCCGCGGAGTGGTGCCGACATCCTCCTCGTCGCCGACATCGAACGCGGCGGCGTCTTCGCCAGCCTCGTCGGCACGCTCGAACTCCTGCCCGACG includes these proteins:
- a CDS encoding amylo-alpha-1,6-glucosidase; protein product: MTDRRDEAVSVLRENRHDGYTIPSATLYPYQWNWDSAFIAVGLAGVDPEAAKRELRTLLSAMWDNGMAPQIAFWADAEGYFPGPDEWEAGNGDVQTSGITQPPVVVPAARHVYETTGDDAFRDELLPLLDRHLSWWVDERSFDGDTVYVRHPWATGMDDSPAWLSVLDSFDPEDITDDLDYVREDRKSDELSDQRPTDWDYDRYVALVRQGKALDWDEAALREACPFLVEDVLTNSIFVRACDDLAALYAAAGDESKANEWRRQAEHSRAGMRERLWDEELGTFVSYDRVNDRKLRVNSVAGLTSVFGEVPTNEQFASLRTNLRENFLRYDYGCPSYVGPDMDYDRYWRGPVWMNVNWLLVDGLRRYGATETADRIEQDSLELLDREGFREYFNPETGAGRGSDRFSWSAALYLDWTTDHS
- a CDS encoding adenosylcobinamide amidohydrolase, translating into MERVFETTVREGVCRLRREGTRWLSTGYDGGESRGPTAYNVTVPEGWPETDLGEYVRERRDRAGFSEPGPTLLTGVEQQHAHRARLGPVETVVTAGVSNPATLPLVSEAASATANETAPSDGRPVGTVNVVVGTTRSLAPGALENLLTVAAEAKTATLLATTGFTGTTTDAVVVGCDPAGEEAAFSGSATAVGAATRACVRDALTASLDSRYAVGDVELPESVADAAYGVVTDERATVSRLD
- a CDS encoding cob(I)yrinic acid a,c-diamide adenosyltransferase, with translation MSNNEPETTETTDDAPTEPTEPTEATTSTATAADDVRRNTPGKGRKPDARAIEAAAPDEFGLVQAWWGGGKGKTTAALGMAFRAAGHGFRVHVLQLMKGGADSVEDVRGEYNAIAAVPGISYENLGHYGWAGMRDGSDEADHATQAEAGFERAKELVAAAGEADLSEPLPLDGDPEDGVHLLVVDELLYAVSMGLLDESAVVDFVESKPENLELVLTGSHDRPEYLDDVADLITQVKMEKHPFETGQRARKGTEY
- the cobD gene encoding threonine-phosphate decarboxylase CobD → MDPEALSDVDHVPHGGVTDADLLDFSANINPVRPRGVTQVYDAAFGASTRYHADDYTEFRLAAADYADCEPEHVVPTAGGLIAIRLALGVTVSPGDAVAVPAPSFGEYAREARLQGGDPEFVDADTLLDLDPEPYSVVVVCNPNNPTGQLYPADDLQRFARQCRRADTTLLVDEAFLDFTDSPSIAGTRGVVVARSLTKMFGLPGIRAGYAAAEGDLRERLETARPAWGLSTPAADVGAYCMRQDEFVEETRARVTRERQRMYDVLTHEFDVRESHAPFLLVDVGDRDVQTVAETTRKRGVAVRDATTFRGLDSHIRVAVKRAEENDRLLDALRDV
- a CDS encoding cobyrinic acid a,c-diamide synthase, producing the protein MKGVVVAGTASGVGKTVATLAVCRALQREGRTVQPAKAGPDFIDPSHHTAATWRASRTLDPWMQGVDGLRENYARGDGDVCVVEGMMGLYDGAGDPDTSTARVAELLGLPVVLVVDASAGMESVAATALGFKRYAEHSGHDIDVAGVLASRAHGGRHEQGIEDALPDDIAYLGRIPPREDLTIPERHLGLVLGEEESLTGEALDAAADGLDTDRLLDVARAATPPSESVESASSRATAAGDTADGSDDGPRIAVADDAAFRFVYPATRERLRANATVVPFAPTAGDDLPDCDAVYLPGGYPELHANALESSPGLATLADRAANGLPVLGECGGLMALAESLTTAEGDTYEMAGVLPADVRMEDRYQALDHVELEGREGVLTADAGGTLRGHEFHYSSATVADDARFAFDVVRGSGIDGEHDGLTEYRTLGTYAHVHAASGAFDRFVAAAEGG